One genomic segment of Mangifera indica cultivar Alphonso chromosome 6, CATAS_Mindica_2.1, whole genome shotgun sequence includes these proteins:
- the LOC123219293 gene encoding cold-responsive protein kinase 1-like: protein MNCGCFTGSSKRRNRDDVRQAYVGEDGQFLGNVNYFYYKELRSATEDFHVRNKIGRGGFGTVYKGVLQNGKQIAVKTLSAESKQGVHEFRNEVNTLSDVKHPNLVELLGCCIQGTKRILVYEYVENGSLDHVLLGSRNTNIKLDWKKRSAICVGIARGLAFLHEEVVPHIVHRDIKASNILLDEEFNPKIGDFGLAKLFPDNITHITTRIAGTTGYLAPEYILGGQLTMKADVYSFGVLVLEIISARSSGKALWMDRSKLLLEWAWQLYEEGKLLELVDSEMEDFPPEDVIRYMKVALFCTQGAANRRPKMSQVVEMLSKNIRLNEKELTAPGFFQDSESSRGSSSKKSMDSTINQMSSVPVTITQVTPR from the exons ATGAATTGTGGATGCTTTACTGGTTCATCTAAACGCAGGAATAGGGATGATGTGCGGCAGGCTTACGTTGGTGAAGATG GGCAATTTCTTGGAAATGTCAACTACTTTTATTACAAGGAATTAAGATCAGCAACGGAAGATTTTCATGTAAGAAACAAGATAGGGAGAGGAGGTTTTGGAACTGTTTACAAG GGTGTCCTACAAAATGGAAAGCAAATTGCGGTGAAGACACTTTCTGCTGAGTCTAAACAGGGCGTGCATGAATTTAGAAACGAGGTCAATACTCTATCAGATGTCAAACATCCGAACCTTGTTGAGTTACTTGGGTGCTGTATTCAAGGAACCAAGAGGATACTGGTCTATGAATATGTAGAAAATGGCAGCCTTGATCATGTATTATTAG GTTCAAGAAACACAAATATAAAGCTAGACTGGAAAAAAAGATCTGCTATTTGTGTGGGTATTGCTAGAGGCCTTGCATTTCTTCATGAAGAAGTTGTGCCACATATTGTGCATAGAGACATCAAAGCTAGTAATATACTTCTTGACGAAGAGTTTAACCCAAAGATAGGAGACTTTGGATTGGCAAAACTTTTCCCAGATAACATCACTCACATTACCACTAGGATAGCAGGAACAAC TGGCTATTTGGCCCCTGAGTACATATTGGGTGGACAGTTGACCATGAAGGctgatgtttatagttttggggtCCTTGTGCTTGAAATAATCAGTGCCAGAAGCAGCGGAAAGGCACTCTGGATGGACAGGTCAAAACTACTTCTGGAATGG GCTTGGCAGCTCTATGAAGAGGGAAAACTCTTGGAGCTGGTGGATTCAGAGATGGAAGACTTCCCGCCAGAAGATGTAATTAGATACATGAAAGTAGCTCTCTTCTGTACCCAAGGTGCAGCAAACCGAAGACCGAAGATGAGTCAGGTTGTCGAGATGCTTTCAAAGAATATTCGACTCAATGAAAAGGAACTTACAGCCCCTGGTTTTTTCCAAGATTCAGAAAGTAGTAGAGGATCTTCAAGTAAAAAATCCATGGACTCTACGATCAATCAGATGAGTTCAGTTCCAGTCACCATTACTCAGGTGACCCCTAGGTGA
- the LOC123219294 gene encoding clathrin light chain 1-like, whose amino-acid sequence MSSSFDTLSMENEEQIHISSSHPFNDDVEYSNYGSYSNFSAPDDFSADHGDVAVEHVQSPEIFGYENPEPGYSQSPFESVHVENGNGNGNGYGDDGFFASDGPILPPPTEMEPEEGFALLEWRRQNAIQLEEKEKREKEMRIQIIEEAEEYKRSFYEKRKLNIETNKTNTREREKLYLANQEKFHKEADKQYWKAIAELIPNEVPNIGKKKGKKDEEKKPSITVIQGPKPGKPTDLSRMRHILVKLKHNPPPHMLPPPPPPAKDGKDGKAVASAKGKPESPAKDASSNGSSDPPKENAPVANNQPAAEADEPRPTT is encoded by the exons ATGTCGTCGTCTTTTGACACATTAAGCATGGAGAACGAAGAGCAAATCCATATCTCAAGTAGCCATCCCTTCAACGACGACGTAGAGTACTCCAACTACGGCTCCTACTCTAACTTCTCTGCTCCCGATGATTTCTCCGCTGATCACGGTGACGTAGCCGTAGAGCACGTGCAGTCTCCCGAGATCTTCGGTTACGAAAATCCGGAACCTGGCTACTCTCAATCTCCCTTCGAGTCTGTTCACGTTGAGAATGGTAACGGTAACGGAAATGGTTACGGTGATGACGGCTTTTTTGCTTCTGACGGTCCGATTCTTCCGCCCCCTACTGAGATGGAGCCCGAGGAAGGATTTGCTTTACTCGAATGGCGCCG TCAAAATGCAATTCAACTTGAGGAGAAGGAGAAAAGGGAGAAGGAAATGAGAATTCAGATAATTGAAGAAGCTGAGGAGTATAAACGTAGTTTCTATGAGAAAAGAAAGCTCAACATAGAGACTAACAAGACCAATACCAGAGAAAGGGAGAAg TTATATTTGGCTAATCAAGAGAAGTTTCATAAAGAGGCTGATAAACAATACTGGAAAGCAATAGCAGAACTCATTCCTAATGAGGTTCCCAACATCgggaaaaagaaaggaaagaaggaTGAAGAGAAGAAACCATCAATAACAGTCATCCAGGGTCCGAAGCCGGGGAAACCAACCGATCTGTCAAGAATGCGGCATATTCTGGTGAAGCTGAAACACAACCCACCGCCTCACATGTTGCCACCCCCACCACCACCGGCAAAGGATGGAAAAGACGGAAAGGCTGTGGCATCAGCAAAAGGGAAGCCTGAGTCTCCGGCTAAAGATGCCAGTTCAAACGGTTCTTCAGATCCACCCAAGGAAAATGCTCCGGTTGCCAATAACCAGCCTGCCGCAGAAGCCGATGAGCCCAGGCCAACCACTTGA